Proteins found in one Chitinophagales bacterium genomic segment:
- a CDS encoding porin family protein has translation MKFQKKLTAIILLLFVSTLVQARVDQKVSIGLMANPIVSWLRIDNGNIERNKAKFGIEYGVLTDIHFTENYALSTGLSVMLQGGTMTYTNNSLDTLGDTRVKMSLHYINLPLYLKLKTNEMGYITYYGEFGIINQFRIKGSADAERADPYQFNETVNITKKDNELGIRSQFYNMSLHIGAGIEYSLGTRTKIQAGLFYNNGFVNIIKDNDEDKIFINNMGLRAAVIF, from the coding sequence ATGAAATTCCAAAAAAAACTTACTGCAATTATACTATTACTTTTTGTATCTACATTGGTTCAGGCAAGAGTGGATCAGAAGGTAAGTATTGGCTTAATGGCCAACCCGATCGTTTCCTGGTTGCGAATCGATAATGGTAATATCGAACGCAATAAGGCAAAATTTGGAATTGAATATGGGGTATTGACAGATATACATTTTACCGAAAACTATGCTTTGTCAACCGGCTTATCCGTTATGTTGCAGGGAGGCACCATGACATATACAAACAACAGTCTTGACACACTTGGTGATACTCGTGTAAAAATGAGCCTGCATTACATCAACTTGCCGCTATATCTTAAGCTAAAAACCAATGAAATGGGTTATATCACTTATTACGGGGAATTTGGGATAATCAATCAATTCAGGATAAAGGGCTCGGCAGATGCTGAAAGAGCGGATCCATATCAATTTAACGAAACTGTGAATATTACCAAAAAAGACAATGAACTCGGCATTCGCTCACAATTCTACAATATGAGCTTGCATATTGGTGCAGGTATTGAATATTCTCTGGGCACCCGAACTAAGATTCAGGCTGGACTATTCTACAATAATGGTTTTGTAAATATCATTAAAGACAATGATGAAGACAAAATTTTCATAAACAATATGGGGCTGAGAGCAGCGGTGATCTTTTAA
- a CDS encoding ATP-binding protein — protein sequence MKNPSNPFIVAGYANPNYFCDREHEITILTEAYQNGRNIVLYSPRRLGKTGLIHHFFHQVKKKDKNVTTVYVDIHDTLDLEGFINAFSSAALNALESKKENFIKRIGELFSGIKASFSIDEYTGIPEVQLGLGTAPEREHSLAAVIKYLENHKNQIVIAIDEFQQINNYPEKNVEAILRKHIQRQKNANYIFSGSEKHLLLPMFSDAKRPFYQSTQHLGLKKLGLAKYKKFIQKHLKEAGKEVSETVLDYILQWTDIHTFYTQFVCNRLYALPEKQLSLAKTKKLLMEILTEKEAYFHTLIKLLPKHQLQLLTAIAKENVLVEPTAKEFLRKHQLSGVSTVSKSLNALVTKGLVDDERSNEKLEYRVNDVFLRRWLERR from the coding sequence ATGAAAAATCCAAGCAACCCCTTTATTGTAGCCGGTTATGCAAACCCAAATTATTTCTGTGACCGTGAACATGAAATTACAATATTAACAGAAGCTTATCAAAACGGCAGGAATATCGTTCTTTATTCACCTCGAAGATTGGGCAAAACGGGGCTCATTCATCATTTTTTTCATCAGGTGAAAAAAAAGGACAAAAATGTCACCACTGTTTATGTGGATATTCACGACACACTTGACCTGGAAGGCTTCATCAATGCCTTTTCCTCGGCTGCGCTCAATGCGCTTGAAAGTAAAAAAGAAAATTTCATAAAGCGTATTGGAGAGCTTTTTTCAGGCATTAAAGCCAGTTTTTCCATAGATGAATATACTGGCATACCAGAAGTGCAATTGGGGTTGGGAACGGCTCCCGAAAGGGAACACTCCCTTGCGGCTGTTATCAAATACTTGGAAAACCATAAAAACCAAATTGTGATAGCAATTGATGAATTCCAGCAGATTAACAATTACCCTGAGAAAAATGTCGAAGCAATTCTGAGAAAACATATTCAGCGACAAAAAAATGCTAACTACATTTTTTCCGGTAGCGAAAAACATCTCCTGCTGCCAATGTTCAGTGATGCCAAACGGCCGTTTTACCAAAGCACCCAGCATTTAGGCTTAAAAAAACTGGGGCTTGCTAAGTATAAAAAATTTATCCAAAAACATCTGAAAGAAGCAGGAAAAGAAGTTTCTGAAACCGTTCTGGATTATATTCTTCAATGGACGGACATACACACTTTTTACACACAATTTGTTTGCAATCGGCTTTATGCACTGCCAGAGAAACAGTTGAGCTTGGCGAAAACTAAAAAGTTATTGATGGAAATCCTGACAGAAAAAGAAGCCTATTTCCATACATTGATCAAGCTTTTGCCCAAACATCAGCTCCAGCTATTAACTGCTATTGCCAAAGAAAACGTATTGGTAGAACCAACAGCCAAAGAGTTCCTGCGCAAACATCAACTTTCTGGAGTTTCCACGGTAAGCAAAAGCCTCAATGCACTTGTCACCAAAGGTTTAGTGGATGATGAGCGCTCTAATGAAAAATTAGAATACCGTGTTAATGATGTGTTTCTGAGGCGTTGGTTGGAACGGAGGTGA
- the uvrA gene encoding excinuclease ABC subunit UvrA, with product MNKSTSTKILPQISEQEKQYLHVYGTRVHNLKNIDVHIPRNQFVVITGISGSGKSSLAFDTIFAEGQRRYIESFSSYARQFLGSMERPDVDKITGLSPVISIEQKTTNKNPRSTVGTITEIYDFMRLLYARAGIAYSMATGNEMIRFSEEQIKAQLLEHYKDKKIIVLAPLVKGRKGHYRELFERLRKQGFLKVRIDGEIEDLLPNMQIDRYKIHDIEAVVDRLLIQPEYEERINNAIEKGLKMGEGMLMVLDYESNEIKQYSKNLMCSETGIAYEEPSPNSFSFNSPYGACPHCKGLGVISEIDMNAIIPDYKKSINQGAIAPLGEVRENNIFKQVRSLAKKYDFSLSVPIEELPQKALELLLYGNFKPQYSEDTKLSRWERKYTDAFEGVVPLLKHSYHNSSSDKIRKWAESFMEKIDCPECDGTRLKKESLQFKIGGANIAELSRMDLQSLLDWFNNVEAKLNEKQKVIAKEILKEIRSRLGFLLNVGLNYLNLDRPTRTLSGGESQRIRLATQIGSQLIGISYILDEPSIGLHQRDNERLINSLKQLCEMGNSVLVVEHDKDIMLAADYLIDLGPGAGKLGGEIVAEGLPSEFAEKNSLTAKYLRGEKSIPVPQKRRKGNGKFIELFGATGNNLKTVDLRIPLATYTVVTGVSGSGKSTLINETLYPILRQHLYKSRKKPMPYTDFHGLELIDKVIDIDQSPIGRTPRSNPATYIGVFSDIRNIFAQLPEAKIRGYKPGRFSFNVKGGRCETCEGAGIKVIEMNFLPDVHVECEKCLGKRYNRETLEVRYKGKSISDVLNMPVRESAEFFEAIPSISRKLETLVNVGLGYLTLGQSSTTLSGGEAQRVKLASELSKKDSGSTLYILDEPTTGLHFEDIRLLLQVLDKLVKKGNTVIVIEHNMDVIKVADHIVDLGPEGGHKGGYILFEGTPEALAQKSDNHTGRFLKGEL from the coding sequence ATGAATAAGAGTACCAGCACTAAAATTCTTCCTCAGATAAGCGAACAGGAAAAGCAATACCTCCATGTTTATGGAACCCGTGTGCACAATTTGAAAAATATTGATGTGCACATTCCCCGCAATCAGTTTGTTGTAATTACCGGCATTAGCGGAAGCGGAAAATCATCATTGGCTTTCGATACTATTTTTGCCGAAGGCCAGCGCAGATATATTGAAAGTTTTTCCAGTTATGCCAGGCAATTTCTCGGAAGCATGGAGCGTCCCGATGTAGATAAGATCACTGGATTGAGCCCTGTTATTTCCATAGAGCAAAAAACCACCAATAAAAACCCGCGCTCAACGGTTGGCACCATCACCGAGATTTATGATTTTATGCGCCTACTCTATGCCCGGGCAGGTATAGCTTATTCCATGGCTACGGGCAATGAAATGATACGCTTTAGTGAAGAGCAAATAAAAGCGCAACTGCTGGAGCATTATAAGGATAAAAAAATCATAGTGCTTGCACCTTTGGTAAAAGGACGCAAAGGACATTACCGCGAATTGTTTGAACGTCTTAGAAAACAAGGGTTTCTAAAAGTAAGAATAGATGGAGAGATTGAAGATCTATTGCCCAATATGCAGATCGACCGCTACAAAATTCACGATATAGAGGCAGTAGTAGATCGGCTTTTAATTCAGCCAGAATATGAAGAACGGATTAACAATGCTATAGAAAAGGGGCTGAAAATGGGCGAGGGAATGTTGATGGTGCTGGATTATGAAAGCAACGAAATCAAACAATACAGCAAAAACCTGATGTGTTCGGAAACAGGTATTGCTTATGAAGAACCCTCCCCCAATTCTTTTTCCTTCAACAGTCCTTATGGGGCTTGTCCGCATTGCAAAGGACTGGGGGTAATTAGTGAAATAGATATGAATGCTATTATCCCTGATTATAAAAAGAGCATCAATCAAGGAGCAATCGCTCCACTTGGTGAGGTACGGGAAAATAATATTTTTAAACAGGTGCGCTCATTGGCCAAGAAATACGATTTCAGCCTGTCTGTCCCGATAGAAGAATTGCCGCAAAAGGCACTTGAATTGCTTTTGTACGGAAATTTCAAACCCCAATATTCAGAAGACACCAAACTGAGTCGCTGGGAACGAAAATACACCGATGCTTTTGAGGGTGTCGTTCCTTTGTTGAAGCACAGTTATCACAATTCCTCTTCTGACAAAATTCGCAAGTGGGCTGAGAGTTTTATGGAAAAAATAGATTGTCCTGAATGTGATGGCACCCGCTTGAAAAAAGAATCACTGCAGTTTAAAATAGGTGGAGCCAATATAGCCGAACTCAGCCGGATGGATTTACAAAGCCTGCTTGACTGGTTCAACAATGTGGAAGCAAAACTGAATGAAAAACAGAAAGTCATAGCAAAGGAAATTCTAAAGGAAATCCGCAGCAGGTTGGGCTTTTTGCTGAATGTAGGTTTGAATTATCTCAATCTCGACCGGCCTACCCGCACGCTTTCAGGTGGGGAATCGCAGCGCATTCGCCTTGCTACACAGATCGGTTCGCAACTCATTGGTATCAGCTATATTTTAGATGAGCCAAGTATTGGCTTACACCAAAGAGACAATGAGCGACTGATTAATTCGCTAAAGCAACTTTGCGAAATGGGCAATTCCGTATTGGTTGTAGAACACGACAAAGACATTATGCTGGCAGCAGATTACCTCATTGATCTTGGACCGGGAGCCGGTAAATTGGGTGGTGAAATTGTAGCTGAAGGACTTCCTTCAGAATTTGCAGAAAAAAATTCGCTTACTGCAAAATACCTGAGAGGAGAGAAAAGCATACCTGTTCCCCAAAAAAGAAGAAAAGGCAATGGGAAATTCATTGAGCTTTTCGGTGCCACGGGAAACAACCTTAAAACCGTTGATCTGCGCATTCCGCTCGCTACATATACTGTAGTAACAGGCGTTTCGGGCAGCGGTAAATCCACGCTGATCAACGAAACGCTTTATCCCATTTTGCGGCAGCATTTGTATAAATCCAGAAAAAAACCAATGCCCTATACCGATTTTCACGGCCTGGAATTGATCGACAAAGTAATCGATATAGACCAATCGCCCATTGGAAGAACACCGCGCTCCAATCCTGCAACTTATATTGGAGTGTTTAGTGACATCAGAAATATTTTTGCCCAGTTGCCCGAAGCAAAAATCAGGGGCTACAAACCCGGGCGCTTTTCCTTTAATGTGAAAGGCGGTAGATGCGAAACCTGTGAGGGTGCCGGAATCAAAGTTATTGAAATGAATTTCTTACCAGATGTGCATGTGGAATGTGAAAAATGTCTGGGCAAAAGGTACAATCGAGAAACGCTTGAAGTGCGCTACAAAGGAAAATCCATCAGCGATGTATTAAATATGCCCGTTCGCGAATCGGCTGAGTTTTTTGAAGCCATTCCTTCTATTTCCAGAAAATTAGAAACACTGGTAAATGTTGGCCTGGGTTATCTTACCCTGGGGCAATCATCCACTACGCTTTCGGGTGGAGAAGCACAACGCGTAAAACTCGCCTCAGAATTGAGCAAGAAAGATTCGGGCAGTACATTGTACATTTTAGACGAACCAACAACAGGCCTGCATTTTGAAGACATTCGTTTGCTTTTGCAGGTGCTGGATAAGCTGGTTAAAAAAGGAAATACCGTAATTGTGATAGAGCACAATATGGATGTGATAAAAGTAGCTGATCATATTGTGGATCTCGGCCCAGAGGGCGGACACAAAGGCGGCTATATTTTGTTTGAAGGCACTCCTGAAGCACTGGCTCAAAAAAGCGACAACCATACTGGAAGGTTTTTAAAGGGTGAGCTTTAA